In the Leptospira andrefontaineae genome, CATCTACAGCATTCACATTTAATCCCGTTTTTAATAGATATGAAATAACTTCGTTTTGATATCCATACGTTGCGCTGTGTAGAATGGTTTCTCCAGAATCATTAATAGCAAAAGGATCTGCGCCTTCTTGAATAGAAATCTTCACAGTATTAAGAGAATAATTTCCTACTATATAATGAAGAGGAGTATTCCCATAATTATTCTTGGCATTTAAGTCCAAATCTAAAGTCAGAAGATATTTTAAAAGTTCTAAACGCTCTTTTTCATCTGGTGGAAAATGATACTTATCGCAAAATTTCATTGAGGAGGATATTATATTATATCTTATAGGTAAGGCAAACAAATGGAATAACGAATTTCCATCCTTATCTTTACTATCTGATTTCACGCCTGAATTGACTAAATTTTTTACCTCATTAACGCACCCTTCCCGAACAGCAGAAAAGAGTCTTTCTTCCTGACTCATTGTTTCTGGAGAAACTTTCGAAATATCAATAATGAAAATTAGTAAGACTAGTAGTTTCTTCATTTAAATATTTGAGTATGAGTCATTACGTCTAACGACCAAGGTGCTCCGACGTTTGCGATGGCACGAGTTTGCTTATGCAAACGAAGTGACGGAAGCAAATGTGGCGAAGCCCAAGCGAGCGGGTCACAAAGTGAACCCCGAGCGGCGCGGAGGCACCGATAGTTAGGCAGCAGTATCGCTCCTAACACATTGCACCCAAGCCCTACTCTGAAAAATCAACTAATAGAGTAAAAGCCAAATTACTGACTAATTCACCTTTCAGAATATAAAGTAGCGAACCCTTTTCGCAGGATCCGACGGAAAATATATCCAAGTAGTTCTGATAAATTCAAACATTCCTTAGAGTCTTTCAGTTTACAATATAAGGCACGGAAAGGGTAAAAAGCGACCTAACCTAAAATCAAATTCCTCTCTTGTTTTAGGATATGATTTACGATTACTAAATTCAAAAATACAAAATCGCGATATTGCGCCTAACGACCGAGGCTTGACGACGTTTCGCGAGTCCGTAAGGACTTGGCACGAGACTTGCCCTGCAAGACGAGTGACAAAGCGAAATGTGGCGTAGCCCGAGCGAGAGTGCGTAGCATCTCGAAGCGAAGCGTCAGAGCCGATAGTTAGGCGTAGTGCTTAGATGCTTAATCAGTGATTCCGGACAGATTAAGATTACCTAATGTGCAAGTAAATTTACTAAATTTATCTGCAAGAACATGATCTCGTGAAAATAGCATTATTTGAGCATGATAATTATAAATGCTAATGATACTGTTCTTCGATCGTATATTTCCTATCCGCTGAACATCAGAGCTTACAAAAGCAGATTCTTTATCGTCCTTATTCGCAAGTAAAGAGGTCATCTTAGCACTATCATAACTTGAAAAAAATTCGATTTTCGGAAGATCTTCTTTTTCTAGATTTTTAAGATTTTCTATGCCATGCAAATGATAATCAAACCAATCAAAAGTTTTTTCATCTATCAGAAAACGATCTAAAGAATCTTTTGAAAGTATTCTAGCGCAGTTTATAATTGCCGTTCCATAATAGTTTTCATCTATTTTGTAAATATCATCATAGGTTATAGAGAATCGAAAATTTACTTTTCCCAAAAATAGCCTTAAATTTTTATTTCTACCTTGAGAATTATATCTTTTGATATTTAATTGAAGGTAGATTGAAAAGATTAAGCTTTGAATAGGATTTTCAAATATTTGAAAGCCACCATCTCCGGTATCGATAAAATTTTCCTTAAAGTTCTCTTCATTTTTATATTCGGGAAAGAAGAATGATTCGCTTTCGATGATGTTTCTGCAAGTTAACCAATATACAGATCGGAATAGAATTGGAACTACAACCTGTTTTTCCGTAGAATACTGACTATATCCAACGATATCCATTCCTAGAACCGACTTTCTTTGAATAGAATTTGAGAGGACCTTTAATACTTTTTCTTCAATTTTCTGCGGAACAAGATCATCTGAAAGATCAATCGAATCGATCTCGTTATATATTTCCTTTGAATTTATGGATTCCATTTTATTTCCTAAGCATTACGCCTAACGACCAAGGCTTGACGACGTTTCGCGAGTCTGTAAGGACTTGGCATGAGGCTTGCCTTGCAAGACGAATGACAAAGCGAAATGTGGCGTAAGCCCGAGCAAGAGTTGCGTAAGCAATCTCGAAGCGAAGCGTCAGAGCCGATAGTTAGGCGACGGATGCGTTCTTAAACCTTTCACTCTACATTAAAAATAGATTTATCAAGTCAATTTTTTTCTTGCTCAAAAAGTTCGATCTTCATCTTTATAAGAATGCAACAAGGCTTATTTCAAATAATCTCAAAAAGTTTAATTATTATCTTATCCCTTTCTCATATTTCATGTGAGAAAACACTAACTACTATCCCATCA is a window encoding:
- a CDS encoding ankyrin repeat domain-containing protein, which gives rise to MKKLLVLLIFIIDISKVSPETMSQEERLFSAVREGCVNEVKNLVNSGVKSDSKDKDGNSLFHLFALPIRYNIISSSMKFCDKYHFPPDEKERLELLKYLLTLDLDLNAKNNYGNTPLHYIVGNYSLNTVKISIQEGADPFAINDSGETILHSATYGYQNEVISYLLKTGLNVNAVDDYKNTPLHNAARSKISTLLLLIESGADVNAINSSGNTPLHYLVTDNLSYSERLEKFKLLVKYGANIRLYNKERLTPYHLASWDFRKYIEKFYQTPVK